The nucleotide window TCGGCAGTACCAAGAGTCGTTGGGAGACAAGTTTGATGAAAAGATCCTCGAACGATTGAACCTGAAAGCGCAGGTTGTAGAAGGGCTGATCGGACGTCGCCTGTTACTTCACGAGGCAAGACGATTGGGTATTGTGATCAGCCCGGATGAACTGGCAGCAGAGATCACGGCCATCCCCGCCTTCAGCGATGCAACGGGTTTCAAGCAGGACCGATATATCCGAGCCCTTCAATCGGTGCGCCTGACCCCTGAGAAGTTCGAGGAAGGCCTGCGCGAGGACCTGTTGATTCGTAAGGTCGAAGAGTGGGTGAAGGGAGCGGTGCATCTCCTCCCGGATGAGGCGCGGGAAGCGTTTCGCTTTAACCGAGCTTCCGTGAAAGTCGAGTATATGTTGTTCTCTGATCCGAAGGTACAACAGGCCACTATTCAGAAAGTTGCCGGACTGGCTAAGGACAAGAAACCCTGGGAGGAGATCGTCAAGGCGTCCGGGCTCAAGCCGCT belongs to Candidatus Methylomirabilis sp. and includes:
- a CDS encoding SurA N-terminal domain-containing protein, with the protein product MRSYTKALSVTLWLVIFAFIGTTFLVWGFRSASGPGGLDPIAAVEGEKIPYAEYQQAYQRKYRQYQESLGDKFDEKILERLNLKAQVVEGLIGRRLLLHEARRLGIVISPDELAAEITAIPAFSDATGFKQDRYIRALQSVRLTPEKFEEGLREDLLIRKVEEWVKGAVHLLPDEAREAFRFNRASVKVEYMLFSDPKVQQATIQKVAGLAKDKKPWEEIVKASGLKPLISDFFSWNRDLPQVPDQERFKEASLAMERGAISQVIQGPKASYLLRVIDRKDPGPADFEREQAQFSNGLLGRKREQVFADWVHQVRGRAKVKIETANL